The DNA region gagagagggagagagagagagagcgggagagggagaaatgtaaaagaaacatataaaaaaacagaacagcgAGAGTGAAAAGACGAGCAGCGAGGCAAGATGTGTACGATAAAGCAATGGTACGAGGGAAAGTAGGAAATCTGTAGCGTCAAACTGATTTACAGGGCTTCGAATCATGCAAATGGAATAGTTAGTTCAATTCGGTTCGGGCAGGGGACGTCAAACTCCACGGCTAGCGGGCCGCATCCCGGACCTCGAGAGCCTAATAATGCTGATTTTGTAAAGggttaaaacaataaatatagTCTATTACTTGTAACTATTTTCATCAAACAATGTAATGTTTACTTTCTAGAGACACGAAACACAAGCTAATGCTAATGAAAAGCTGTAGAAATTGTAATGGAATGTGGCTACCCGAAAACGGGAATTTTGCACGCGTACTGTTCTGTTGCATATTTCGCAGCCGTGGAGTCACTCAAACATGataaattagcaaaaaaaaaaatctaaaatgtgtgtttgggtTGTTATCACGGACAATTTTGAAGCTCCACAGCCAACCTTCAAAATAACCCCCGCGTTCGGTTGACGCATTGCCTAAcccagcgaaaaaaaagatgtgaaatttcacaaaaatgtttgaaaagttCCACGTGACGGGCCCAATAGATTAACCAAGAGgtaaaaaaaagtgtgaaaGTGCTATAAAACACTATAAGGAACGGTAAAGAGCCGCACTTTTGCACGATCGCTGGCCCCTAAATCGATTGAACTGTTCCATTGCATGATTCGAACGCCCTTCTGCATGCCCATTAACGGTGTGTAACGTCTGCTCAATTACTTTATAATTATGCTTCCGTGCGTTTTCGTGTGcttttggtgtgtgtatgtttttttttgtaattgtgtatcccttgtttgtttgtccccAGTTGCACAAATGTAAGGAGTGAAAAGCGAgtatacagagagagagagggaaagagagagagagagatagagagagagagagggatagagagagagaaatagagagatagagagagagagagagagggatagagagagagagagagaaatagagagaaagcACACATATGTTACAGgattttccaggagttctcatagctgtgggacactttattaactctttcttacgtgaaatgaagTTAATGTAATAGCAATTCCATTGGATGGGAATTGCACTCTCTAGCACCCTTGTGGGACAAATCCAACAGGAAATTCCACGAAGGCTGATGGAAAGgtgtgccatagagtccaatttccaacacgTGCAATTCATttccaataggaaagagtcaaagaagtgtcccacaactatgagaaccacTGGAAATACCTTCACAACGATCACCGGCAGAGAGCACGAGGAATCGGCCAACTCATTTGCCGACGAACAAGATTTCGGGAACCTCAATTGTACATAGTATCTAATATTTAATACGTCCCCCTTCTTTTAATGCCACAGTCTAACAATCGGGTCCATTGCATTACCTTTGTGACGAATCCTTTCGTgggtttattattatttttcgctttttgtaTTCTCGGTTCAGGTTTGCTCCCTTCTGTTGCAATGGCAGGCCGATAGTTAGTGAAGTTGTTCACCGTGGTCACAGCTCCCTTAGTACATTTTGTTTCCACCTTCTCGTCGAATCAGTAAAGAATTTATAACTCAAGTACAGATTTGATAACGATCACCCTCATACACACAATGTTCAAAGTTTACTGGAAATGGCCAATTAAAGgaagtgcgtgcgtgtttgatTTACTCTGTTTTCGATAGCAATACACTGATGAAAGAGGGGGGTATGTGGTACTCTcgattaacttttttttttaaattttgtttttttttttagtgtatGTGTCTTTGTTGAGCACGTGTCGTAAAGAGGGTTGTTGCttatggaaaataaaataaaggaaGCTGTtaggaaagagaaaaatatcAATTAAAAAGACATATATTAGCAAACACACCTATAAAACGCGCCcttctttgttttttccccctatGATGTGAATAATAGGGAAATTGTGTGCAtataattcaaaaataaatcaaaacaaacaaaaacaaacattgacaGAAGGAACGGTTACGTATATGAAACAATTATTAATCGCACGGTGCAAAGGGTGttagaaaaacaaactgtTAATCATCTGCCTGTACGACTTGTTGGTTGGACTTAGGCTTAATCAGCGCTAGCAAACAtgtacacaaatacacacactgaAACGAATGCCTAGCGACTCCAGTGTGCCGCACAGAGGTGGCTACACActcaaacaaagcaaaatttgtaacaaaataacaaagcaacagcaaaagcaaaaacgggagaaggataaaaatatgcaattgaaatgttagcttgcgtgtgcgtgtataggataaaaataaatggaataaAACAGAAATTGTATTCcctgttttttattttgtggaGCTCATTTTCCGTACatattataaatatatatatatacaataAATATACATGCATATGCTACACACTGACACGTGTATGGGTCAAAGGAAGGGGGGTAAGAAAACCAGTGTGAAGGTGAAGCTGCGCACGAGACAGGCGCAAGTGAATAAACCACAAAGTCAGTCATATGGTGTAAaccgatttgtttgttttttttttcactattttttgACATTACTTGATGCTTAGCTGATTTCGAGACTCTACAGATACAGCTTAGGCATGTTGCAGGCAGGGTGCAACCGATTGCTACGACTGGTCGCTAATATGACACGTCAGCTACGCGACACTTTATGTTTAAAAACGCTCTACTGCTCATCTCACTGTAACGGACGTctgtaaaatattaaaataaatattaacggTCAATTCGATGGCACAGTGGTGTTTTCCGTCAATCCCGATAGAGGACACTATCGAAGTAGAGTGGTTCTGATAACGATCGGGCCGAGCAGTCCCGATAACACGAAAATTCCCGAACGTGGCAAAGGTTACGATCTTTAGCCATTCTTTCACCGATCCCCGAACCAAGCGACTGAATTTTTAGCTACAATAATCTAACGTTGCTTAAAAAACGCTTGTGTTTATCATATTAATTGTACATTCGGGTGAAAGAAAGAATCCTGTTGATAACGTCTCCACAGACGTCTTTGAACGTGGAATTTTGGCGGCAGAACTTTTGTCTCATTGTGCTGTGACCCGTGATAGTGTGATCCAGTCATCCCTTTTTAATCTTGCGTGTGGTTAAAAATGTAAACGTTTTACAAGCAATATACAATGGTATAACCAGTCCATCGactaaataattaaataaataaaagtaatattattaattattactATAATTAACATACATGAGGATCTGATGACGAAGCCTTAGGATATCTAAAACCAAACCCAACCCCTTACCGGTCCTGAAACCGATACATTACCCATACTGGTTCAGAAACTGATAATGGATTTTTGCCTGTTCTGAACCTGGTACTAAACCTATCCTGATCCAGGAACCGattatgaacccataccggtccagGAGCCGTTCACGAAACTATACCGGTCCTCGAACCGTTCACGAACCCCTACCGGTTCTGGAACAAATCATGCAGCCACAACGGTCCTGGAACCaattatgaacctataccggtcctggaactaaCCCTGAACCCAGattggtcctggaactgatgcTGAACCCATattggtcctggaactgatcatgaaccTATATTGACCCTGGAACTggtcatgaacccataccggtactggaactgatcatAAATCCGTACCAGTCCTGGAAAAAATCATGACTTCATAACGGTTTTAAACCTGATACTGAACCTATACCAGTCCAGGAACTAATACTGAAGCTTTATCGAACCTAGAACCGATTGCGAATTTATACCGGTCCTTGAACTGATCTTGAACCCATAGtcgtcctggaactgatcatgaacccatattAGTCCTAGAAACGATACTGAACCAATACCGGTCCAGGAATCGATAATGATCTCATACCGGTTCTGGAATCGatcatgaacctataccggtcTTAGTACTAATCATGATCTCATGCCGGTCCTGGATCTGAAACTGCACCTATACCGGTCCAAGGATCGATCCTAAACCCTTACCGAACCTAGAACCGATTACGAACTCATACCGGTCTTGGAACTGATAATGAACCTATATTGATCGTCGACCTTGGTTATGAACGTATACCAGTTCTGGAACCTGTTATGACCCGATACCGgccctggaactgatcatgaagccaaaccggtcctggaactaatCTTGAACCCGTACCAGTCCTGGAATCGACTATGTTCCTATACCGGTCCAGGTACTGATTATGACATTATGCTAGTCCTGGATCTGACACTGAACCTAAACCGGTCCTGGAATCGATGTTGAACCCTTGCCGGACCTAGCACCGATTACGAACTCATACCGGCCCTTGAACTGATCATGGACCTGTATTGGTCCTGGAACTGGTTGTGAACCCTTACGGATCTTGGAACTGGCCATGAACCTATATCGGttctggaacctatcatgtgCTCATACCGATCCTAGAACtaatcatgaacccataccgttTCTGGAACTggtcatgaacccataccggacCTGGAAGTGATGCTGAACTCATACCGGATCTGAAATAGCCACCGATTTAATCCATTCCTGGAACTGTGCCTAGACCTGTTCCGGATGCTGAACGAGACTTGAACTCAGTTGGGATCTGGAACCGATACAGCATCCTTTCCGATCGAGTAACTGATTTTGCTGGTCGACAAACCATGCCCGGAAGTACATGTGTGTAGGAATGTCAGCTCATTGTGGATAGCGATGATTGACCTAAACATACTAATAATTACTAAGCCACTAAACAAGCCGCTAGATGGCGCTTGAATAAACACACACCTTGCACACATTACACGataaaaatgaagcaattgCTGACTGTGGAACAAACtacaaaagaaagagagagagagagagagagatagagagagagagaaagtgagagagagaaagagagagagagagagaaagaggagagaaagaaaaaatgcgTACAAATCCCTCTACCCCCAGTCACGTTGGATTGTCACGTTGCATGTCACTCGGGAACGAGAAATCCTTGAAACAGTCCTTCTTCGCATTCTTGCCCGAAAGGAGGTGGCCTTTCTCTAACAAaggaattgttgttttttttcctctccttgttttgttttatattgtaACAGCGGCGAAGGAAGGGCCGAGCTGCTTAAAACCAAACAACTCAGCCCCAAAGATACACTTCAACCTCGGAAACTAAACAGTTTTCCTAACCCTTCTACCCTTTCGCCTCAACCCCGGGAAGGTGGGAGCATGGCATTGGTGGCGCGCAACATTttaccccctccctcccccccccctcatccCCTTAAACGGTTCGTGCCCTTAAACGTTCGTCCTAGGACATCGTTTTGCGTGTTGTTATCTCCTAGCGAACCATTTGCGAAACGGCACAATCCGAGCAGAGTTTTGAGCTaaccgccagcagcagcctcgACATTTATAATCATAGACGCTTTTCAAGGGGGAAAGAAgaaggaggggaggggaggggacaGGGGAAAAGCGCTAGGGCTTTATAACAAACAGGGCAAAGCTCGCCCCGATGTTGGATCGAAGATTGCGCTTCAGCGTGTTTAATGGAGCTTAACGGTGGAAACCCGCAGGAGTGGaggtttgtttgcaaaaatctCCTACTCTACcgggtggagggggggggggggtttgtgtgtgtgtgtgtgtgtgtggcagtgtGTACCACGtgggtttgttttatgttttccaaTGGTAAAGGTGCCttcctttgttttgcttcaattttttttctctctaacTTATCCCCAATCCCCTTCCGCACTGAAATTATGCAAATCGCACTGATGGGTGGGAGGGCAAGGCTGTAAGCGGAAAGAGACACACAAATCTCGCATTACGTTACAGtgccgcacacaaacacacccacacacacacacacatagacagcTAGGATACGAATGCAGCTACATTGAATGCGGGCTGGCGCTACCGTTTCACGGTGCGACCGGCTGGGCGACCAGTTTTCCACCGACGCTGGGTGCGATCGGTACCGTCAAAGCTCGTCCCCCGGGGGGATAGACGAACGGCTGTGGAGTCCTTGCGAAAGTTCGTGGGAAAAGCGTCAGTGTGAGTGTCAGTTTGAAGTTTTCCCACTGCATCACTTTGGTGCCGCGCTGCAACTGGGTCAGTGTGCCTGTGACGCTCGCTTGACAGTGCACGGGGCGGGAAAATTAAACGTAAAagtgaacaaaaacacactcccACACGCGCCATGTGCGGTGGATTGCCGGTCAGCTAGTCGACCCCAAGTGCGCgcgctccacacacacacacacacacacaccaaaggGCACAGTGAGATCGGGCGACGTGAGCGCTTTGACACCGCTGCATGGGCTCGCGGAACCCCACCGACCATCCCGTCTTCTGGTGCGACGAGCTGAAGCGGCGCGAGCGGAAGCGCATCGCCGATGAGAGCCTGCGGGACTGGAAAAACCGGAAGCTGATCGAGCGGCGATCCCGTGCGAAGGAGCAATCCCACGTAAGGACGGCTTATTGGGGGTGGCAGGCGACAAAACGCAGTGCGCGGTTGATGTGCGACGCATTGGCCGTTGCCTACATTTTGGCGCAGCGCGAGCCACAAGTGCAAGACTGTAAGGAGAAAATCCCACCCTCGGCCACAACAGTTGAACAGTGAGGCGAAGCTGAAGGAGGAATTTACAAGGCGCTGATTGTTTGAGCCCGGATCCGTTCGCTTCGCTTTTCGCGGCTCGTGCGTGAGTGTGACAGTGCGCTATCAAAACCAGCAGCAAAGACAGCAAGCAACCAAAAACCCGCCGGTCCGACGTACGTGTTCAACCACAGATACAGCcacaaaacagcaaactaAAAACCCGGGGAAAAAATCAAAGCGAaattttcatcagttttgcttctttcaaTCGTTTGCGGCAATGCGCCAGAAGCTGTATTGTAGTGctttttaacacacacacacacacacacacacacacacacacacacacacacacacacacatacacacacacacacacacacacacacacacacacacacacacacacacacacacacacacacacacacacacacacacacacacacacacacacacacacacgcgcgcgcgcgcacgcacacacacactttttgtgCTTTATCTCCCAAGAAAAAACCCCTTTTGGAGGACATACACTGCGTGCAATAACAATAGCAccaacatgttttgttttgcaatcatTGTGAATTTATCTTATCGATTAAGTTTggttttacttcttcttcttcttcttcttcttcttcttcttcttcttcttcttcttctttggcacaacaaccgttgtcggtcaaggtctgcgCCTGTACCACTTAGTCGCGGCTTGGCTTTCGAtcacttacagggttttccgagtTAGTTTAGAATGTCAAccacatttttcattgctcgcgagatgtttttcagcTGCTtgcaaatgttgtatttgcatcaaaatCATGTAtcagttcttccacatgattttcaacacatcacaagcTGGATTGCATTTGACAGTTatttgtgatgtgtttttaatcatgtgtaaaaactgtaactttattgtgatgcaaatgcAATGTATGACAGCCGTTGAAAATCATCGTATCAGGTGGTGAATAAtaatgtgcacattcgaatcGGACTTGGCAAACCCTGTATTGATTTACCCATATCAGGATAgccagtcctacgtatggggataCGGTCCATTCAGGGCTTGATCCCATGACGGGCaggttgttaagtcgtacaagttgacgactgtaccacgagagcGGTCCATTTTAGTTCAGATTGTTACCGGAACCTACTTTACACCGATGAAGCAAATTACTTCAGCATATGTTCTTCAATTACTCTGGAATATTTCTCACAATATATTCCTGCGAAATAGCAATACGGGAtttttggaccgttcctcctgaataaaaaaatcctgCGAAATAAAACTAGCAACAGTTGGACAAACTTTAagacaaactttttttttttattttttaagcatGTCAAACATATATTTGAAACACGTTATGAACATTCTAGGAATTAAAATACATGTCAAGCATACCAATCAGTTCATAGAATCACTAATTTATGACtatttattaaaaacataaatgacAGCGAGTGATAATCGATCTGTTCCGAATGTTCacaaatacagggtttttccGAATTACTTTCCATCACTTGTACATCATTATTCAACGCGTCCCCGATATTTTTCAATAGTTGTCAACAGCATGATTTTTCAGTTCttcaacatgattttcaacacatcacaaagaactgtgaAACACAATCCACAGCTTGTAGcgtgttgaaaattatgtgGAAGAACTGATAAATTATCgtgatgcaaatacaacatttgacagctgttgaaaaacatcgcGCGCGATAAATAACGATATGAACATTCGAACATGCCTTGCAAAACCCTGTTAGGGATTTTAGCATGTCTAAGCTatctatttttatcaatttttctaaaaaaaacaaccaaaaggGGTAATCAAATGATTCTTTTGCGGGTTTTAGAGCTGAGCCGCACGCTGACCGCTTGATCACTGTAATATGTCTGTCAAAAATCCAGTAAATATTCTTGACATATCTTGCTTGTAACGATGATTTTATACTTTTTCCAGACTTATTTGCATGTATCAAACTGTTTCATCTACAAAATTTCAAgcattttgttaattttctgACATTTTATACTCTTAGATCAATCTCCAATAGTTTGTTTAATTGACAAAGTACTATACAGGGggttccaagtcactttcgaatgtaaacattgtttttcactgCGTGCAAGAAGTAAGTCCTCATCACcctgatatttcattttcattatcataatttttaatttcttcagcatgattttctaCACTTCACCTGTCAACGGGTGATGCGATTCGGCCTCAAACCGCAGTGAAAAAATCGATGGCAACAGCCCattaaaatgttgaaaatcaagcAGAAGAAATCAAAAACTAATATGATGGAAAAGAAATGACGGACCGATGTGGAACAACGTTCTGCACGcggtgaaaaacaatgtttaacgTTCGAAAATGACTTGGAAAACTCTGCAAAGTAAGTAATGTGCTTGCAAGGTGGGAATTGCGCGCAGTGTATAGAACTCAActacgataaaaaaaactgactgtCATATTATTCAGAAAACTTGCAATTTATCTTAATGTAAACATCATTCATTCATAACATTGGGATTACGAATGTAGCATTAATTCGTATCAATGTTTGATGATGCCCATTGGCCCATTACATTTGCCGTAGTTCGATAATCAATTTATATCCCTTTCCCTTCCCACCGATAAAAGCTCCGTGTAATGACCTTGCCAAACATCTAGCTGGTGGCCTGATTTCGTGGCTAGGCCAAAGGGGCTACGGCAGCCCGAACCAGCCGAAATCAGGTTAGcgagtaaacaaacaaattattcCCCAAAACTGGGGCTGCGGTCGGAAACGTTTGAATTATGATATTGGATGACTGACATTCTTGGCGTGACAGTTGTCATTTCCCCGTGGCAACAcataccaacaaacaaaaaaaggggggaagaATAATAAAACGCATTATTACTTCTGCCAGGATAGGTTACTGCGGCGCCCTTGCCTGTTTGCTGGCAGTTGTACCAGCAAAAGCCATGCCCTACCGCTATTTCGTAACAGTATTCGCTGCAACCCCGGGCAGCGGTGTTTTGACATTAATCATAAGCCATTTCCACCGAGTTCCGCGCTGTATGTGGAAAAGTATTCGTAGATATTAGTATATAAATGTCTCTTCAGATCCACCGCTGGCACCAACTTGGAGATAATATTTACCtaaatcatatttttataCTAAACTATCATAAATACTTTTATTGCATGTCATTAGGCGCTTATCAACTTACTTTTGTTGCAGAGGGCCTCCGTcttccgcaaaaaaaaacggcaaaataTTAATACCTCCACTCCATTGGTACCTGTCGCTTCTCACTGCTGACTTGCTGGATCGAAACATTCAAGGACTTCTGAAAACGTCTTTCCCCGAAAAACTTCCCCTTGGTTGCTTAAAGTTCCACCTAAGTTGACACAGTCAAAGTTTATGTTCCGCGGCACATGGAACGCTTCCCCACGTGGAAAGCTCGTCCTTGAACTGTGAACTGGCTTTTAATTGAAGTCGTCTTAAGAGTCtttgccgaaaaaaaaacaacaacaaccgccaTTCCATTCTCTCCAAATACACACTCCCACAGCTGCTGCGCACACTATATTAACCACCATTAAACCGCAACGTAAGGCTCGTCCACAGTTTTAAGTTACGTGCCGTGTTACTTTTTTGCGCAGTAGAAGCGCTAGTAGAGCGCGCGAGGGGTCAGAATCGGAAGCCCGGTGGTACTAAATATTCATCGACAAAGTTTCCCCTCTTCCAGTACCGGGAAGTGATGGAGCGCTACTCACCCTGGGGCCGGAAGGGCGGCGGCGCACCGAACGATACGATACGCATGCGCAACATACAGCTGCAGGGCCTGTACCCGGAGACGAAGAACGTAAGTACTAGCCGCCGAAGAGAGCGGCATCGAAAACCAACCGAAAACTGGCGGACACATTTCACCTTCCCCTCTTCCCCCGGCTCAGGATCTGCGCAATCCGGTACCGATGGGACGCTCGCGGGGTGGTGTCGGGGCGGGCGGTGGCGGTGCACCGATCCGCAGCGCCTCGGGCCAGATCGTGACCGGCCTGACCGACGATCCGATCATCAGCTTTAACGACGCGAACCGGTACCACGTGGACAACGAGCTGCGGTACAAGACGTCGCCGGCGCAGAAGCAAACGTACCGGGCGGAGCTGGACCGGATCGTGGCGGAGAAGGAGAACCGGGCGCGCAAGGCGGAGGAGGGCCCGGTGCCGGCGGGCGGTCGCCCGAACGGTGGCGGCCCGTGGGGGAAACCGGGCCCGGGCGGGAAACCGTGGCGTCCGCCCAAGAACGTCGGCCACAACTTCATGAAGTCGATGGGCTGGACAAACAAGGAGACGCTGCAGGATCTCGACCTGGAGCTGGTGAGCCGGATGCAGCGCCAGCTGGAGGAGGAGAACCGCTTCCTGAAGCGCTTCTCCAACTGCTGCTCACGGTGCGTCTGCCAGTGCATCAGCAACACGCTGGAGCAGGGACCGCCGACCGGTGGcgtcggcggcggcagtgCCGGGGCGGCCCGGGACGCGATCAAGTACCACCAGTCACCGCCGGCAACGGCCCCGCAGCCACAGCAGCCAGCTGCGGATCGGCGTGTACCGAGGCTCTGCAATCaaagtcagcagcagcagcaacagcagcagcaacagcagcagtcgcaACAGGCAGGGAACGGGGGTGGGCGGCGCAATGGCGGGCGGGTACCGCCGACGCGCAACTGTATGATAACGGGCGGTGTCGAGCTCGTGCCCCTACTCGCCAAACGGCGCTCCCAACCACGTCCCATTAGCCTCGGGACGACCGACGTCACCAAGATCGATAAGTACACCGCAAACGGGTAATAGCCGGCAGTAGACGTCTTCTGTACCAATTAGTTCTTTTGCCCTCCCACATCCCATTTCTGTTTTACTGTCCCTGAACCCCTCATCTCATTGAGAGTTCCTTGAAGAAAAATCCC from Anopheles coluzzii chromosome X, AcolN3, whole genome shotgun sequence includes:
- the LOC120957346 gene encoding uncharacterized protein LOC120957346 isoform X2 — encoded protein: MGSRNPTDHPVFWCDELKRRERKRIADESLRDWKNRKLIERRSRAKEQSHYREVMERYSPWGRKGGGAPNDTIRMRNIQLQGLYPETKNDLRNPVPMGRSRGGVGAGGGGAPIRSASGQIVTGLTDDPIISFNDANRYHVDNELRYKTSPAQKQTYRAELDRIVAEKENRARKAEEGPVPAGGRPNGGGPWGKPGPGGKPWRPPKNVGHNFMKSMGWTNKETLQDLDLELVSRMQRQLEEENRFLKRFSNCCSRCVCQCISNTLEQGPPTGGVGGGSAGAARDAIKYHQSPPATAPQPQQPAADRRVPRLCNQSQQQQQQQQQQQQSQQAGNGGGRRNGGRVPPTRNCMITGGVELVPLLAKRRSQPRPISLGTTDVTKIDKYTANGLARRTDDGYLTDLCNQMSQKQRKVETVRAMEFETSRQHFETWSSFWGRPGHGAPLPNKNKLNLDNLLYKSRR
- the LOC120957346 gene encoding uncharacterized protein LOC120957346 isoform X1; translation: MGSRNPTDHPVFWCDELKRRERKRIADESLRDWKNRKLIERRSRAKEQSHYREVMERYSPWGRKGGGAPNDTIRMRNIQLQGLYPETKNDLRNPVPMGRSRGGVGAGGGGAPIRSASGQIVTGLTDDPIISFNDANRYHVDNELRYKTSPAQKQTYRAELDRIVAEKENRARKAEEGPVPAGGRPNGGGPWGKPGPGGKPWRPPKNVGHNFMKSMGWTNKETLQDLDLELVSRMQRQLEEENRFLKRFSNCCSRCVCQCISNTLEQGPPTGGVGGGSAGAARDAIKYHQSPPATAPQPQQPAADRRVPRLCNQSQQQQQQQQQQQQSQQAGNGGGRRNGGRVPPTRNCMITGGVELVPLLAKRRSQPRPISLGTTDVTKIDKYTANGSLARRTDDGYLTDLCNQMSQKQRKVETVRAMEFETSRQHFETWSSFWGRPGHGAPLPNKNKLNLDNLLYKSRR
- the LOC120957346 gene encoding uncharacterized protein LOC120957346 isoform X3, whose translation is MERYSPWGRKGGGAPNDTIRMRNIQLQGLYPETKNDLRNPVPMGRSRGGVGAGGGGAPIRSASGQIVTGLTDDPIISFNDANRYHVDNELRYKTSPAQKQTYRAELDRIVAEKENRARKAEEGPVPAGGRPNGGGPWGKPGPGGKPWRPPKNVGHNFMKSMGWTNKETLQDLDLELVSRMQRQLEEENRFLKRFSNCCSRCVCQCISNTLEQGPPTGGVGGGSAGAARDAIKYHQSPPATAPQPQQPAADRRVPRLCNQSQQQQQQQQQQQQSQQAGNGGGRRNGGRVPPTRNCMITGGVELVPLLAKRRSQPRPISLGTTDVTKIDKYTANGSLARRTDDGYLTDLCNQMSQKQRKVETVRAMEFETSRQHFETWSSFWGRPGHGAPLPNKNKLNLDNLLYKSRR